One genomic region from uncultured Tateyamaria sp. encodes:
- the urtD gene encoding urea ABC transporter ATP-binding protein UrtD: MNTLLEVSGVSVSFDGFKAINNLTFQIGEAEMRAVIGPNGAGKTTFMDIVTGKTRPDEGRVLWGEKSQSLLSMSESQIARAGIGRKFQRPTVFEDQTVAENLMLALKKKRSPLAVLGFRASAADRARVTELAEEIGLGAALHRKAGELSHGQKQWLEIGMLLAQEPRLLLVDEPAAGMTPAERAHTTEILVEAAKTRAVVVVEHDMEFVRRLGCKVTVLHEGSVLAEGSIDHVTSNEAVIEVYLGR, from the coding sequence ATGAATACGCTTCTCGAAGTGTCGGGGGTTTCGGTGTCCTTTGACGGATTCAAGGCCATCAACAACCTGACCTTCCAGATCGGCGAGGCGGAAATGCGCGCTGTGATCGGTCCAAACGGCGCGGGCAAGACCACGTTCATGGATATCGTGACGGGCAAGACGCGCCCGGACGAAGGGCGCGTCCTGTGGGGCGAAAAATCGCAATCCCTGCTGTCCATGTCAGAAAGCCAGATCGCACGGGCCGGAATTGGGCGCAAATTCCAGCGCCCCACCGTGTTCGAAGATCAGACCGTTGCCGAAAACCTGATGCTGGCGTTGAAGAAGAAACGATCGCCCCTTGCGGTTCTGGGCTTTCGCGCCTCAGCTGCGGACCGGGCGCGCGTGACCGAACTGGCCGAAGAGATTGGCCTGGGCGCAGCACTGCACCGCAAGGCCGGTGAACTGAGCCACGGACAGAAACAATGGCTCGAAATCGGGATGCTGTTGGCGCAGGAACCAAGGCTGTTGTTGGTGGACGAACCCGCCGCCGGGATGACCCCGGCCGAGCGCGCGCACACTACGGAAATCCTGGTCGAGGCGGCCAAGACGCGCGCCGTGGTGGTGGTCGAACACGATATGGAATTCGTGCGGCGGCTGGGGTGCAAGGTCACGGTCTTGCATGAAGGGTCCGTGTTGGCCGAAGGCTCCATCGACCATGTCACATCCAACGAAGCGGTGATCGAGGTGTATCTTGGCCGATAA
- the urtC gene encoding urea ABC transporter permease subunit UrtC — translation MTHAVLDAPRKPRFFLVGNPSVILFIFCLAVFTLAVTILAEGFGIGMISTSFVKTLGKTLCLCLVALAMDLVWGYCGILSLGHMAFFGIGGYAIGMWLMYARTEIIVTQSLAAAPLPPTPQEISDGIATQIFGVVGASEFPPIWAFAHSLPMQLGAVVLVPGLIALLFGWLAFRSRVTGVYLSILTQAMTLALALYLFQNDSGLRGNNGLSGLQNLPGLDAVPQSTVSIWFFWASALALGLGYVLCTWVVSGKFGSVIRAIRDDESRVRFLGYPVEAYKLFIFTITAVIAGIAGALYYPQAGIINPAEIAPIASIYLAVWVAIGGRGRLYGAVIGAAFVSLLSTYFTGGQAPDIALGGYTVQWVDWWTVLLGLSFVCVTLFAPKGLGGLFDLIAARRAPTRHGADLGPDVGALREKEADT, via the coding sequence ATGACACACGCCGTACTGGACGCGCCGCGCAAACCCCGGTTCTTCCTTGTTGGAAACCCGTCGGTTATCCTGTTCATCTTCTGCCTGGCCGTTTTTACGCTGGCGGTCACGATCCTGGCCGAAGGGTTCGGGATCGGGATGATCTCCACCAGTTTCGTCAAGACGTTGGGCAAGACGCTCTGCCTGTGCCTCGTGGCGCTCGCCATGGACCTTGTCTGGGGGTATTGCGGCATCCTCAGCCTTGGGCACATGGCGTTCTTCGGGATCGGTGGCTATGCCATCGGCATGTGGCTGATGTATGCGCGGACCGAGATCATCGTGACGCAAAGTCTGGCTGCAGCGCCATTGCCACCCACGCCGCAAGAGATTTCGGACGGGATCGCGACACAGATCTTCGGGGTCGTGGGGGCGTCTGAATTTCCGCCAATCTGGGCTTTTGCCCATTCGCTGCCCATGCAGCTTGGGGCTGTGGTCCTGGTGCCGGGCCTTATCGCGTTGCTCTTCGGTTGGCTGGCCTTTCGCAGCCGCGTCACGGGGGTCTACCTGTCGATCCTCACGCAGGCCATGACGCTGGCGCTGGCGCTTTATCTCTTCCAGAACGACAGCGGGCTGCGCGGGAACAACGGCCTGTCCGGCCTGCAAAACCTTCCCGGCCTTGATGCAGTGCCGCAATCCACCGTTTCGATCTGGTTCTTCTGGGCGTCGGCCCTGGCGCTGGGCCTTGGCTATGTGCTGTGTACCTGGGTGGTGTCGGGCAAGTTCGGGTCCGTCATTCGCGCCATCCGCGATGATGAAAGCCGGGTACGCTTTCTGGGCTATCCGGTCGAAGCCTACAAGCTGTTCATCTTCACCATCACCGCGGTCATCGCAGGGATCGCCGGGGCGCTGTATTACCCGCAAGCGGGCATCATCAACCCGGCAGAGATCGCGCCCATCGCCTCGATCTATCTGGCGGTCTGGGTCGCGATCGGCGGGCGCGGGCGGCTTTATGGCGCGGTCATCGGCGCGGCGTTCGTGTCGCTTCTGTCCACCTATTTCACGGGCGGGCAGGCGCCTGACATCGCCCTTGGGGGCTATACCGTGCAGTGGGTGGATTGGTGGACGGTCCTGCTGGGCCTGTCCTTTGTGTGCGTCACCTTGTTTGCGCCCAAGGGGTTGGGGGGGCTCTTTGACCTGATTGCCGCGCGCCGGGCGCCCACGCGGCATGGTGCAGATCTGGGGCCGGATGTCGGTGCGCTGCGCGAAAAGGAGGCGGACACATGA
- the urtB gene encoding urea ABC transporter permease subunit UrtB yields MSVFRNLCAALVSVFVVLSAAPLTAQDATAPIQQLLQVHGDIIAKSSRRTIGPAIDALADSGLPEAQTVLERWQAKEMWQNEDTGLFVFAEEIDRRTIRTFDVASGADLGTVPDDGFKQLKPNSGIRGMIGAALVRFQLNDPNPVARHAALNAIERDADASHLGALRAVRDTEADPELRVRIDRLERLLTIQFAEADAERIAAIESFADDLGVDVRAALNPLVVTAVDVATVLPDDPDVVGQIVPGSDDLSTASAYDLLVSKGFAVGRISRDAQKAALIANIDGDQVAGIKVASLDSETARDLAYAALAAQGSVEPAATDADVDAALAAHVFFERYRSTAPAVAIAAQAVLTGIENKVAVNQTIDLGLDALSLASIYFLAAIGLAITFGVMGVINMAHGEFIMMGAYTGYVVQLFIPDYTVSIIVAIPLAFAVTFGAGVAMERTVIRWLYHRPLETLLATFGISIALQQLAKNIFGTQARPLTAPGWLDGSLAFNDIVSISYIRIAIFVLALLFLALFWVVMNRTRLGLEVRAVTQNPRMAASMGINPDKINMLTFGFGSGIAGIAGVAIGLYAKVTSEMGSDYIVQSFMTVVVGGVGNIWGTLLGATMVGTLQKGIEWLNPSNTLAAQTYMILFIILFIQFRPKGIIALKGRAAEA; encoded by the coding sequence ATGTCGGTTTTCCGCAACCTGTGCGCCGCGCTGGTATCCGTTTTTGTGGTGCTGTCGGCCGCGCCCTTGACGGCGCAGGATGCCACGGCGCCTATCCAGCAGTTGCTGCAGGTTCATGGCGACATCATCGCCAAAAGCTCGCGGCGCACGATTGGCCCCGCAATCGATGCGCTTGCCGACAGCGGTTTGCCCGAGGCCCAGACCGTGCTGGAGCGGTGGCAGGCCAAGGAGATGTGGCAGAACGAGGACACCGGGCTGTTCGTCTTTGCCGAAGAAATCGACCGCCGCACGATCCGCACCTTTGACGTGGCGTCCGGGGCTGATCTGGGCACGGTGCCCGACGACGGGTTCAAGCAACTCAAACCGAACAGCGGCATACGCGGTATGATCGGTGCCGCACTGGTGCGCTTTCAACTGAATGACCCGAACCCCGTCGCACGTCACGCCGCGCTGAACGCGATCGAACGGGATGCGGACGCCAGCCATCTTGGCGCATTGCGCGCCGTGCGCGACACCGAAGCTGACCCCGAACTGCGGGTCCGCATTGACCGGCTTGAACGGTTGCTGACCATCCAGTTCGCCGAGGCGGATGCCGAACGCATTGCCGCCATCGAGAGTTTTGCGGACGATCTGGGCGTCGATGTGCGGGCCGCGCTGAACCCGCTGGTCGTGACGGCCGTGGATGTCGCGACGGTTCTGCCCGATGATCCGGACGTTGTTGGACAGATTGTTCCGGGGTCGGATGACCTCAGCACGGCCAGTGCGTACGACCTTCTTGTGTCCAAGGGATTTGCCGTGGGCCGTATCTCGCGCGATGCGCAGAAGGCAGCCCTGATCGCGAATATCGATGGCGACCAGGTGGCAGGGATCAAGGTCGCATCGCTGGACAGTGAAACGGCGCGTGATCTGGCCTATGCGGCCCTTGCCGCTCAGGGCAGTGTCGAACCGGCGGCCACGGACGCAGATGTCGACGCCGCCCTGGCCGCACACGTGTTTTTCGAACGCTACCGCAGCACGGCCCCGGCGGTTGCAATTGCGGCGCAAGCCGTCCTGACGGGTATCGAGAACAAGGTTGCCGTGAACCAGACCATCGATCTGGGTCTGGACGCGCTGTCGCTTGCGTCGATCTATTTCCTGGCCGCCATCGGCCTTGCCATCACCTTTGGCGTCATGGGGGTGATCAACATGGCGCATGGCGAATTCATCATGATGGGGGCCTACACGGGCTATGTCGTCCAGTTGTTCATTCCCGACTATACCGTGTCGATAATCGTCGCGATCCCGCTGGCCTTTGCAGTGACCTTCGGCGCAGGTGTCGCGATGGAGCGGACGGTGATCCGTTGGCTGTATCACAGGCCGCTGGAAACCCTGCTGGCCACCTTCGGTATCTCGATTGCCTTGCAGCAACTGGCCAAGAACATCTTTGGCACCCAGGCGCGCCCGCTGACGGCACCGGGTTGGCTGGACGGGTCGCTTGCCTTCAACGACATCGTATCGATCAGCTATATCCGGATCGCCATCTTCGTCCTGGCCCTGCTGTTTCTGGCCCTGTTCTGGGTGGTGATGAACCGCACGCGCCTGGGGCTTGAAGTGCGGGCGGTCACCCAGAACCCGCGCATGGCGGCGTCCATGGGCATCAACCCCGACAAGATCAACATGCTGACCTTCGGCTTCGGATCGGGCATTGCCGGGATCGCAGGGGTCGCCATCGGGCTTTATGCCAAGGTCACGTCCGAGATGGGCAGCGACTATATCGTGCAATCGTTCATGACCGTGGTCGTCGGCGGGGTGGGCAACATCTGGGGCACGCTTCTGGGGGCCACCATGGTCGGCACGCTGCAAAAGGGGATCGAGTGGTTGAACCCGTCCAACACGCTGGCGGCACAGACCTATATGATCCTGTTCATCATCCTGTTCATCCAGTTCCGACCCAAGGGTATCATCGCCCTCAAGGGTCGCGCGGCGGAGGCCTGA
- the urtA gene encoding urea ABC transporter substrate-binding protein → MSNKLLATTAALAALTALPAVAQDCPIKVGVLHSLSGTMAISETTLKDTMEMLVEQQNAAGGVLGCQLEAVVVDPASDWPLFAEKARELLTVHEVDVIFGNWTSVSRKSVLPVIEELNGLLFYPVQYEGEESSKNVFYTGAAPNQQAIPATDYFLEELEVEKFALLGTDYVYPRTTNNILESYLQDKGIAAEDIFVNYTPFGHSDWSKIVADVVALGADGKKVGVISTINGDANVGFYKELAAAGISADDIPVVAFSVGEEELAGLDTSNLVGHLAAWNYFQSAESEANDAWIEAWKARMGDDRVTNDPMEAHYIGFNMWVNAATEAGTTDVDAVRTAMYGQEFPNLTGGTAVMLPNHHLAKPVLIGEIQEDGQFDIISQTEEVPGDAWTDFLPESAVLVSDWKELGCGMYNTETSSCVQIKSNY, encoded by the coding sequence ATGTCTAACAAACTTCTCGCAACAACGGCTGCATTGGCCGCATTGACCGCACTGCCTGCGGTTGCACAGGATTGCCCCATCAAGGTCGGCGTTCTGCACTCGCTGTCGGGCACGATGGCGATTTCGGAAACCACGCTCAAGGACACGATGGAAATGCTGGTCGAACAGCAGAACGCCGCGGGCGGTGTTCTGGGCTGCCAACTCGAAGCCGTGGTGGTCGATCCGGCCTCGGACTGGCCGCTCTTTGCTGAAAAGGCGCGCGAGCTGCTGACCGTGCACGAGGTCGACGTGATCTTTGGCAACTGGACATCCGTCAGCCGAAAATCCGTGCTGCCGGTGATCGAGGAACTGAACGGTCTGCTGTTCTACCCGGTGCAATACGAGGGCGAGGAAAGCTCGAAGAACGTGTTCTATACCGGTGCTGCCCCGAACCAGCAGGCGATTCCGGCCACCGATTATTTCCTCGAAGAGCTTGAGGTCGAAAAATTCGCGCTGTTGGGCACCGACTATGTCTATCCCCGCACCACGAACAACATTCTGGAATCCTACCTTCAGGACAAGGGCATCGCGGCCGAGGACATCTTCGTCAACTATACGCCTTTCGGTCATTCCGACTGGTCCAAGATCGTGGCCGACGTTGTGGCGCTTGGCGCGGACGGCAAGAAGGTCGGTGTGATCTCGACCATCAACGGCGACGCCAATGTCGGCTTTTACAAGGAATTGGCGGCTGCCGGCATCTCGGCCGATGACATCCCCGTTGTGGCGTTTTCGGTCGGTGAAGAAGAACTGGCGGGCCTTGATACGTCGAACCTGGTGGGGCACCTGGCCGCCTGGAACTATTTCCAGTCTGCGGAATCCGAAGCCAACGACGCATGGATCGAGGCGTGGAAGGCCCGTATGGGCGACGATCGGGTGACCAACGACCCGATGGAAGCGCATTACATCGGCTTCAACATGTGGGTGAACGCCGCCACCGAAGCAGGCACCACCGATGTCGACGCAGTGCGCACCGCGATGTATGGCCAGGAATTCCCGAACCTGACCGGCGGTACGGCGGTCATGCTGCCGAACCACCACCTGGCCAAGCCGGTTCTGATCGGTGAGATCCAGGAAGACGGCCAATTCGACATCATCAGCCAGACCGAAGAAGTGCCGGGCGATGCCTGGACGGACTTCCTGCCGGAATCGGCTGTTCTGGTGTCCGATTGGAAAGAGCTGGGCTGCGGAATGTACAACACCGAAACGTCCAGCTGCGTTCAGATCAAGTCGAACTACTGA
- a CDS encoding DUF2783 domain-containing protein, whose translation MTLNLEPNLPDPDGFYDELLAAHAGLSTQDSTDFNARLILVLANHIGDRDILRAALAAAK comes from the coding sequence GTGACACTCAATCTTGAGCCGAACCTGCCCGACCCGGATGGGTTTTACGATGAATTATTGGCGGCGCACGCAGGGCTGAGCACGCAGGACAGCACGGATTTCAATGCGCGGCTGATCCTTGTTCTGGCCAACCATATCGGGGACCGTGACATCTTGCGGGCGGCCCTTGCCGCTGCAAAATAG
- a CDS encoding FAD-dependent oxidoreductase, producing MPATRYDTVFKLYPYERVAAQDSDVPSRHPVVIVGGGPVGLGLALDLGQRGTPVLVLDDHDGPGTGSKAICFAKRTLDIAHRLGVAAPMVDKGIVWNVGKVFHDTAKVFEFNLLPEDGHRNPAFINLQQPYFETYLFDGIRAAQARGAPIEVRGRNAVVGMADADTGVRLDVETPDGPYRIDADWLIACDGARSPIRTMMGLEFDGRVFEDNFLIADVRMTADFPTERWFWFDPPFKTGGASALLHKQPDDVWRIDFQLGWDIDRARELDPDRIRTRVDAMLSSQTGEVPDYDLVWTSIYTFQCRRMRSFRHGRVFFAGDSAHQVSPFGARGANSGMQDAENLAWKLDYVIKGHAARRLLDSYDAERSFAADENILNSTRATDFMTPKSDMSKTFRNAVLQLAQKHPFARPLVNSGRLSVPCTYDGFAHFSEDMLQGGPPVTRPGAACPDAPVGDGFLLDHVGHGFTLLALGIADLTTDGIDPMISALHIPDPSPPLVARYLGQAAHAVYLIRPDHHVVARWADFDAGNVTAALDRALGRV from the coding sequence ATGCCAGCCACACGCTACGACACGGTTTTCAAGCTATACCCCTATGAACGTGTCGCGGCACAGGACAGCGATGTGCCGTCGCGGCACCCGGTGGTCATCGTGGGCGGGGGGCCGGTCGGGCTGGGCCTGGCCCTTGACCTTGGACAGCGCGGCACGCCGGTGCTGGTTCTGGATGACCATGACGGGCCCGGCACGGGGTCGAAGGCGATCTGCTTTGCCAAGCGCACGCTCGACATTGCACATCGGCTGGGCGTGGCGGCACCCATGGTCGACAAGGGGATCGTGTGGAATGTGGGCAAGGTGTTCCACGACACGGCGAAGGTGTTTGAATTCAACCTGCTGCCGGAGGATGGACACAGGAACCCGGCCTTCATCAACCTGCAACAGCCCTATTTCGAGACATACCTGTTTGACGGGATCCGGGCCGCACAGGCCAGGGGCGCGCCGATTGAGGTGCGTGGACGGAACGCCGTGGTCGGGATGGCGGACGCGGACACCGGCGTCAGGCTGGATGTTGAAACACCGGATGGACCGTACCGGATCGACGCGGATTGGCTGATTGCGTGCGACGGGGCACGGTCGCCCATCCGCACGATGATGGGTCTGGAATTCGACGGTCGGGTGTTCGAGGACAACTTTCTGATCGCTGACGTCCGTATGACGGCCGATTTCCCCACCGAACGGTGGTTCTGGTTCGACCCGCCGTTCAAGACAGGGGGCGCGTCGGCGCTGCTGCACAAGCAACCGGATGATGTCTGGCGGATCGACTTTCAGCTGGGTTGGGACATTGACCGCGCCAGGGAACTGGACCCGGACCGGATCCGGACACGGGTTGACGCCATGCTGTCCAGTCAAACGGGCGAGGTTCCCGACTATGATCTGGTGTGGACCTCCATCTACACGTTCCAATGCCGCAGGATGCGGAGTTTTCGCCATGGCCGTGTCTTTTTCGCGGGCGATTCAGCGCATCAGGTGTCGCCCTTCGGGGCGCGCGGTGCCAATTCGGGGATGCAGGATGCAGAGAACCTGGCCTGGAAGCTGGACTACGTGATCAAGGGGCATGCCGCGCGGCGCCTGCTGGACAGCTACGATGCCGAACGCAGCTTTGCCGCGGATGAGAACATCCTGAATTCGACCCGGGCCACGGATTTCATGACGCCCAAGTCCGACATGTCAAAGACGTTTCGCAACGCGGTTCTGCAGCTTGCGCAAAAGCACCCGTTCGCGCGCCCATTGGTGAACTCGGGCCGTTTGTCGGTGCCGTGCACCTATGACGGATTTGCGCATTTTTCGGAGGACATGTTGCAGGGCGGCCCCCCCGTCACCCGGCCCGGCGCTGCGTGTCCGGATGCGCCTGTCGGGGACGGGTTTCTTCTGGACCATGTGGGTCACGGATTCACGCTGCTGGCCCTTGGGATCGCGGACCTGACGACCGATGGGATCGATCCTATGATATCGGCTCTGCACATTCCCGACCCATCGCCGCCCTTGGTGGCACGCTATCTCGGGCAGGCGGCGCACGCCGTTTACCTGATCCGGCCCGATCACCACGTGGTTGCGCGCTGGGCGGACTTTGATGCAGGCAATGTGACAGCAGCGCTGGACCGCGCATTGGGGAGGGTCTGA
- a CDS encoding MBL fold metallo-hydrolase, which translates to MGKAFASQGDMTEKTISFDEVGKGLWAFTAEGDPNSGVIIGDDSVMIIEAQATPRLASKVIEKVREVTDKPITHVVLTHYHAVRVLGASAFGASQIIMSDAARAMVMERGQEDWDSEFQRFPRLFEGHESIPGLTYPTTTFSHGMTVYLGNRRVDIKHVGRAHTAGDAVVHVPDQNVLFTGDIVEDRSACYCGDGHFADWGTTLDAIRAYEADAIAPGRGGALIGREAVERAIESTRDFVQSTYRPAARVAVSGGSLRDAWDAVRAECDPKFKDYAIYEHCLPFNVARAYDEARGIAHPRIWTAQRDIEMWDALQG; encoded by the coding sequence ATGGGAAAAGCTTTTGCCTCGCAGGGGGACATGACAGAAAAGACGATTTCCTTTGACGAGGTCGGCAAGGGGCTTTGGGCCTTTACCGCCGAGGGGGATCCGAATTCGGGTGTGATCATTGGCGATGACAGCGTGATGATCATCGAGGCACAGGCCACGCCCCGCCTGGCCAGCAAGGTAATCGAGAAAGTGCGCGAGGTGACGGACAAGCCGATCACCCATGTGGTCCTGACCCACTACCACGCCGTCCGGGTCCTGGGCGCGTCGGCCTTTGGCGCGTCACAGATCATCATGTCGGATGCCGCACGCGCGATGGTGATGGAACGGGGGCAAGAGGATTGGGACAGCGAATTCCAACGCTTTCCCCGCCTGTTCGAAGGGCATGAGAGCATTCCGGGCCTGACCTATCCGACCACGACCTTCAGTCACGGCATGACCGTCTATCTGGGCAACCGGCGTGTGGACATCAAACATGTCGGGCGGGCCCATACGGCTGGTGATGCGGTGGTGCATGTGCCGGACCAGAACGTGCTGTTCACCGGCGACATCGTCGAAGACCGGTCGGCATGTTATTGCGGCGACGGTCACTTTGCCGATTGGGGCACGACGCTGGATGCGATCCGGGCCTATGAGGCGGACGCCATCGCCCCCGGGCGCGGCGGGGCCCTCATCGGGCGCGAGGCGGTCGAGCGCGCGATCGAAAGCACGCGCGACTTCGTTCAAAGCACCTACAGGCCCGCGGCCAGGGTCGCTGTGTCCGGTGGCAGCCTCAGGGACGCATGGGATGCCGTGCGCGCCGAATGCGACCCCAAGTTCAAGGATTATGCCATTTACGAGCACTGCCTGCCGTTCAACGTCGCGCGCGCCTATGACGAGGCGCGCGGAATTGCCCACCCACGGATCTGGACCGCACAGCGCGACATCGAAATGTGGGACGCCCTGCAAGGCTGA
- the hmgA gene encoding homogentisate 1,2-dioxygenase: MNQDVLISGLKRAPNMTGTHEGYMPGWANDFETEALPGALPQGMNSPQKCNYGLYGEQLSGTAFTQPGPERTWCYRIRPSVKHTHRFNQIDLPHWKTAPHVVGGIVSLGQYRWDPVEHTGAPLTWLTGMRTMTTAGDVNTQVGMASHIYLVTDSMVDAYFYSADSELLVVPQQGRLRFATELGVIDVAPQDIAIIPRGLVYRVEVLEGPCRGFVCENYGQAFDLPDRGPIGANCMANPRDFKTPVAAFEDRDVPSTVTVKWCGQFHETRIGHSPLDVVAWHGNYAPSKYDLKTYCPVGAILFDHPDPSIFTVLSAPSGQPGVANIDFVLFRERWLVAEDTFRPPWYHKNVMSELMGNIYGQYDAKPQGFVPGGMSLHNMMLPHGPDRDAFERASNANLGPDKLDQTMSFMFETRFPQHLTQFAAQEAPLQDDYIDCWASLDKKFDGTPGKK, from the coding sequence ATGAATCAGGATGTGTTGATTTCCGGACTGAAGCGCGCGCCGAACATGACCGGCACCCACGAGGGGTACATGCCCGGCTGGGCCAACGATTTCGAGACCGAAGCCCTGCCGGGTGCATTGCCGCAGGGCATGAACAGCCCGCAAAAGTGCAACTACGGGCTTTATGGTGAACAACTGTCGGGGACGGCCTTTACACAACCCGGCCCGGAACGGACCTGGTGTTACCGGATCAGGCCATCTGTCAAGCACACGCATCGGTTCAACCAAATAGACCTGCCGCATTGGAAAACGGCCCCGCATGTCGTGGGCGGGATCGTGTCGCTGGGCCAGTACCGTTGGGACCCGGTCGAACACACGGGCGCGCCGCTGACCTGGTTGACCGGCATGCGGACGATGACCACGGCGGGGGACGTCAACACACAGGTCGGCATGGCCAGCCATATCTACCTTGTCACCGACAGCATGGTGGATGCCTATTTCTATTCGGCCGACAGCGAATTACTGGTTGTCCCGCAACAGGGCCGTCTGCGGTTTGCCACCGAGCTGGGCGTGATCGACGTTGCCCCGCAGGACATCGCGATCATCCCGCGCGGGCTGGTGTACCGGGTGGAGGTCCTGGAGGGTCCGTGCCGCGGGTTCGTGTGCGAAAACTATGGCCAGGCATTCGACCTGCCGGATCGTGGCCCCATCGGGGCCAATTGCATGGCGAACCCGCGCGACTTCAAGACCCCGGTCGCCGCCTTCGAGGATCGCGATGTTCCGTCTACCGTCACGGTCAAGTGGTGCGGTCAGTTTCACGAGACACGGATTGGGCATTCGCCGCTGGATGTCGTCGCATGGCACGGCAACTACGCGCCCAGCAAATATGACCTCAAGACCTATTGCCCGGTGGGCGCCATCCTGTTCGACCATCCCGATCCGTCGATCTTTACCGTGCTCTCGGCGCCATCGGGGCAACCGGGTGTGGCCAATATCGACTTTGTCCTGTTTCGCGAACGCTGGCTGGTGGCCGAGGATACGTTCCGCCCGCCATGGTACCATAAGAACGTGATGTCCGAACTGATGGGCAACATCTATGGCCAGTATGATGCCAAACCACAGGGGTTCGTGCCCGGCGGAATGAGCCTGCACAACATGATGCTGCCTCATGGTCCGGATCGGGATGCGTTTGAACGCGCCTCGAACGCAAATCTGGGGCCGGACAAGCTGGATCAGACCATGTCGTTCATGTTCGAAACCCGCTTTCCGCAGCATCTGACGCAATTCGCGGCGCAGGAGGCACCGCTGCAGGACGATTACATCGACTGCTGGGCGTCACTGGACAAGAAATTCGACGGCACGCCCGGCAAGAAGTAG
- a CDS encoding DUF983 domain-containing protein — protein sequence MTDVASTAPAERALKPALFNGMRLKCPKCGRGRLLHSYLKVNEHCDTCQEDLRPQRADDGPAYLTILLVGHIMGFVLHFAYTAFRPEPLTLALVLSAVAVASTLFLLPRMKGLVVAYQWSKRMHGF from the coding sequence ATGACCGATGTTGCCAGCACCGCGCCAGCCGAGCGGGCGCTCAAACCCGCCCTGTTCAACGGTATGCGCCTGAAATGCCCAAAATGCGGACGCGGCCGCCTGCTGCATTCCTATCTGAAGGTGAACGAACACTGCGACACGTGCCAAGAGGACCTGCGCCCGCAGCGTGCCGATGATGGCCCCGCCTACCTGACCATCCTGCTTGTCGGCCACATCATGGGCTTTGTCCTGCACTTTGCGTACACGGCGTTCCGCCCCGAACCGCTGACACTGGCCCTTGTGCTGTCGGCGGTCGCGGTGGCATCGACACTGTTCCTGTTGCCCCGGATGAAGGGGCTTGTTGTTGCCTATCAATGGTCAAAACGGATGCACGGATTCTAG
- a CDS encoding GNAT family N-acetyltransferase, which yields MSPLRDDHSARPGKAMSATITFARLSTVSCDEIAAHMSDPRVAAHMPLLTSAWDHAKAKRFVDMKEAFWQRDGLGHWAFLAGGAYVGWGGFQKEGAEWDFGLVLKPDAFGLGIRIAHLAMACARADQRIPFVTFLLPPSRTRLKALERLGAAFVGRVRHDGCDFLKYRLETPR from the coding sequence ATGTCGCCCCTGCGTGATGATCACTCTGCGCGACCGGGCAAGGCGATGAGCGCCACGATCACTTTTGCGCGGCTGTCGACGGTGTCCTGTGACGAGATTGCCGCCCATATGTCCGACCCGCGCGTGGCCGCGCACATGCCCTTGCTGACGTCGGCGTGGGACCACGCCAAGGCCAAACGGTTTGTGGACATGAAAGAGGCATTTTGGCAGCGCGACGGCCTCGGCCACTGGGCCTTTCTGGCGGGTGGCGCCTATGTCGGGTGGGGAGGCTTTCAGAAAGAGGGTGCCGAATGGGACTTTGGACTGGTCTTGAAGCCGGACGCCTTCGGGCTTGGCATACGGATCGCACATCTGGCGATGGCCTGCGCGCGGGCGGACCAGCGCATTCCGTTCGTCACGTTCCTGTTGCCGCCGTCACGTACCCGACTGAAGGCTTTGGAGCGACTGGGCGCTGCGTTTGTCGGACGCGTGCGCCATGACGGCTGCGACTTTCTGAAGTACCGGCTTGAGACGCCGCGATAG